Below is a window of Geomonas oryzisoli DNA.
GCGAGCCCGGGGGCGATGCGACGCCCCTCGAGGATGCGGCAGACCGTCATCAGGTCACGGAAGGAGGAGTTGACCGAACTTCCCACGATGACCTGGTCCACCTTGAGCCCTTCGATCTCGGAAACCGGCACCACGTTGTCCGGCGACGACGGGCAGGCGATCAACGGCACCACCTGGGAGAGGTCGATTTCGTCGTATTCGTCGTAGCCTGCGTCCGGATCGGGACCAAGCTCGCGCCAGAGCTCGCCGCGCCCCTGCGCCTTCAGGAAGGCCCTGGTGTTTTCGTCGCTTGGGAACACGGTTGTGGTCGCGCCCAATTCCGCCCCCATGTTGCCGATAGTGGCGCGGTCGGTCACCGAAAGGGTGGCGACGCCCGGCCCATAATACTCAATAATCTTTCCCACCCCTCCCTTCACCGTGTGGCGCCTGAGCATCTCGAGGATCACGTCCTTGCCCGAGACCCAGGGCTGCAACTGCCCGGTGAGCTTCACCCCCCAGATTTTCGGGCAGGTAAGGTGGAAGGGGTATCCCGCCATGGCGAGCGCAACGTCCAGCCCGCCCGCCCCGATGGCGAGCTGACCCATGCCAGCGGCCGTCGGGGTGTGCGAATCGGCGCCCAAAAGCGTGGTGCCTGGAACGCCGAAGCGTTCCAGGTGCACCTGGTGCGAGACGCCGTTGCCCGGTTTCGAGAGATGGACCCCGAACTTCTGCGCGGCGCTGGCAAGAAAGGCGTGGTCGTCGGCGTTCTTGTTATCGGTCTGCAAAAGGTTGTGGTCGACGTACTGCGTCGCCAGTCCTACCTTGACCCTCGGGATGCCGGTGGCCATGAACTCCAGCATGGCCATGGTGCCGGTCGCGTCCTGTAAAAGGGTCTGGTCGATCCGGATGGCGATCTCCCGCCCCGGCACCAGTTCCCCTTCCACCAGGTGTTCCTTCAGTATCTTTCTAGCCAGATTGTCTCCCATCGTAGCCTCCCAAACCGCGGTCATGCCGCGGCATCAGCCGATGCCGGAGTCTTCCAGGAGTTCCTTCAGTACAACCGCGTTGTTGTGTTCTTCGTCCTTTGCCGCGTAGAGCAGGGTCAGGGTGCCGCGGGCGGCGAGCTCCGCAAGATCCTTCAGCAACGCCCCCTGCCCTGCCAGTTCCTTGCAGTAACGCTCCCGAAACTCCAGCCATTTCTCGGGATCGTGACCGAACCAGCGGCGCAATTGGTCCGAGGGAGCAAGCTCCTTGTCCCAGCGGTCCAACTGCGCCTTGTCCTTGGACAACCCACGGGGCCAGAGCCGGTCCACCAGCACGCGCACCCCGTCCTGCGCTGCCGGCTCGTCGTATATCCTCTTTAGCCGTACCATTATTCAGCTCGCTACCGGGTGCAGCCCCGCCATAACCCGCTGCAGGCTCTGCTTGACCGTGACCGAGAGCTCGTTCAACTGGCTGTTTCCCACGAGGGAAAGCCCCGCGACCGGATCCATCACCATCACCACGGTGCGTGACTCACTCACCGAGTAGACCGCCACGTTGCACGGCAGCAGCGTACCGATGTTGATCTCAACCCCGAAGGCCTGGTAGGCCAAACCCGGGTTGCAGGCCCCGAGGATGTGGTAGTTGCGGAAGTCCTTATCGAGCTTTTCCTTGAACTTTTGCTTCACGTCGATCTCGAACAGGACCCCGAATCCCTCCCTTTGCAGTTCCTGGTGTACTCTGGGCAGTGCATCGGCAAAGGGAAGCGCCATGGTAATGCCGAAGGCGTACAGGGTGGTCAAGGGTTTCGCCTCCTGCGCATCGAGTGTTTCCGCTTTTTCTTTCAAGCTGATCACCTCTCTTTGGATCTGCTCCGGCAGGTCGCTGCGGATCATACGCTCGGCCTGGTCGTCTTTGGGCACCCACTCGACCTCGATGGTCAGCACCTGCGGAGCCACCGGACTTTGCACCGAAGAGGGCACCACCCGGTTCACTACCCGGCCGGTAAAGAGCGGATGTTCCAGGAGAAAATAGCGCACCTCGCCGTGAGTCTTGTCGAGAACGACCTTCTCCGTGATCAGGATACCCTCCCCCCTAATCTCGCGCAGCAGCCCATTACCGTAATGCTGCAGGGTGCGCGACTGCGTCACCCCCGGCAGGTAGGAATGCGGCTGTTCCACCTTTTCTATAAGAAGGTTCCACACGGTATCAAGCGCAGCATGTACTTCGCAGCTATGAGAGATCTTGCGCATGGCGTGCACCTCCCGCTCGCTTTGCCCCGGAGGGCTCATTAGTTATTGTATTCCTCCGACGAAA
It encodes the following:
- a CDS encoding DUF488 domain-containing protein encodes the protein MVRLKRIYDEPAAQDGVRVLVDRLWPRGLSKDKAQLDRWDKELAPSDQLRRWFGHDPEKWLEFRERYCKELAGQGALLKDLAELAARGTLTLLYAAKDEEHNNAVVLKELLEDSGIG
- a CDS encoding DUF302 domain-containing protein — translated: MRKISHSCEVHAALDTVWNLLIEKVEQPHSYLPGVTQSRTLQHYGNGLLREIRGEGILITEKVVLDKTHGEVRYFLLEHPLFTGRVVNRVVPSSVQSPVAPQVLTIEVEWVPKDDQAERMIRSDLPEQIQREVISLKEKAETLDAQEAKPLTTLYAFGITMALPFADALPRVHQELQREGFGVLFEIDVKQKFKEKLDKDFRNYHILGACNPGLAYQAFGVEINIGTLLPCNVAVYSVSESRTVVMVMDPVAGLSLVGNSQLNELSVTVKQSLQRVMAGLHPVAS